The following nucleotide sequence is from bacterium.
AGGAGGCTTTGCAGGTTGAAACCCCATTTCGGTGACAGATCGAAATCCCCGCTGTGGGTTGTCTGCCACTTGAGGTTACGATCATTCCTCTCAAAGCCGGTTACGCCCTGCCTCAACTGCGCCGCCGCGGCGCCGGTCAGCATGAACATCACGGTTACTCCGATCAATACTTCAGCCGCGGCCTTCATTGGTTTTTCTCTCCGTTAATACAGCCGGAAAGAGCCGCATCAACACTGTTGCTCACTGCCACGAACTTCGATACATCGAGAGTTTCCGGCCTCGACATGGGGTCTATTCCTGCATCGGCGAGCATGTCTGCCGCGCGGACGCCGGAAATCCCCCGGGAAAGCATGAAAGGAACCATGCTGTTTCGAATCATCTTGCGGCGCATTCTGAAAGCCGCGCCGGTGATCTCCCTGAACAGCTTCTCGTTCCTGAGCGGATACAGACTGCCCTCGTTAAAGGTGATTGAGATGACACTCGAAACCACCTCGGGCGGCGGATCAAACGCTCCCGGTTTTATGTCCAGCATCTTTCGGCACCGTGCGCAAAGGGCCAGATTAAGCGTGGTCAGCCCATAATCCTTCGTTCCCGGAACAGCGCACAGACGCCGTGCAACTTCCCGCTGCACCATGAGTACGGCATTCGCAACGAGCTTCCTGTTACGGATGAGAAGCTCGATCACAGGCGTCGAGATGTTATACGGAAGATTGGAAACAACCGTAATCCGCCTTCCGGCATCCCCGAAAAGCCCGTTCAGATCAAGACCCAGTATATCCGCTTCGATCAGACGGAAATTTCCCTGGTCAGCAAAAATATCCCTCAACATTCCGACGAGATCACGGTCGATTTCAACCGCAGTAACATGCCCGGCCCGGTCAAGCAGAAATCCGGTGAGAATCCCTTTCCCTGGACCGATTTCAAGCACGATATCATCGGGACCGATTTCCGCAATTCCGACTATACGGTCCGCTGTTCGACGGTCTGTCAGAAAATGCTGGCCGAATCGTTTCTGCGCCCTGTGGCTTCCGCTCACTGCGATCACCCCTGCCGGTGAAGCCATGACCTTTCCGTGTGTGATGCCCGCTACAGTTTCCCGGGCACTGTTTCCGCATGTAACCCGAAAAGGTCACAAGCGTTCCGACCCGTCGCCGCAATAACCTCGTCAGCATCCATGGATTTTATTTCCGCCAGCTTGTACGCAACTTCCGTGACATAGGCGGGTTCGTTTCTCCTGTCCCGGTATTTCTGAGGAGTAAGGAAAGGTGCGTCGGTTTCGATAAGACACCGTTCGACCGGCACAAAGCGTGCAACATCAATCCTGTCGGAGTTCCTGTATGTCAGGGGACCGTCAAAACCGACATAAAAACCGAGCGACAGTACTTTTTCAGCAAATCCGACCGACCCCCCGAAACAATGGAAAACTCCGCGAAGCCCCTGAAAACAGTGCTCACCGATACATTCGATCCCGTCATACTCGACAGCCCTGAAATGGATAATAACCGGGAGATCGAGAGCCCGGGCCAGATCGAGCTGGCTTCTCAACGCTCTGATCTGGATATCACGGGGCGAACGGTCCCGGTAAAAATCAAGGCCGATCTCGCCGATCGCAACAACTCCGGGATCGGAGGCCAGCCGGGCTATTTCCAGAATATCACCGGGAGCAGCTTCGTGAGTGCTGTTGGGATGGATACCCACAGC
It contains:
- the rsmA gene encoding 16S rRNA (adenine(1518)-N(6)/adenine(1519)-N(6))-dimethyltransferase RsmA → MASPAGVIAVSGSHRAQKRFGQHFLTDRRTADRIVGIAEIGPDDIVLEIGPGKGILTGFLLDRAGHVTAVEIDRDLVGMLRDIFADQGNFRLIEADILGLDLNGLFGDAGRRITVVSNLPYNISTPVIELLIRNRKLVANAVLMVQREVARRLCAVPGTKDYGLTTLNLALCARCRKMLDIKPGAFDPPPEVVSSVISITFNEGSLYPLRNEKLFREITGAAFRMRRKMIRNSMVPFMLSRGISGVRAADMLADAGIDPMSRPETLDVSKFVAVSNSVDAALSGCINGEKNQ
- a CDS encoding TatD family hydrolase encodes the protein MLCDTHAHLDFNDFEQDRDRVIERAHEAGVMCIINPGCDIETSKKAVHLSRTYRAVYAAVGIHPNSTHEAAPGDILEIARLASDPGVVAIGEIGLDFYRDRSPRDIQIRALRSQLDLARALDLPVIIHFRAVEYDGIECIGEHCFQGLRGVFHCFGGSVGFAEKVLSLGFYVGFDGPLTYRNSDRIDVARFVPVERCLIETDAPFLTPQKYRDRRNEPAYVTEVAYKLAEIKSMDADEVIAATGRNACDLFGLHAETVPGKL